In one Candidatus Bathyarchaeota archaeon genomic region, the following are encoded:
- a CDS encoding glycosyltransferase family 2 protein produces the protein MFDLLNLILICVFAVVYLWVFYNVPVLVAGVRNKRRSEREGNREDVAVDVEGLPSFSVLIPVKNEAKLVSRLFEALGKLDYPADKVEVVVVEDGSSDGTLEVCQEFAVARGNVKVLRRSVSDGKPSALNYGLKSCTGDVVAVFDADSVPAVDALRRAAGYFANECVAAVQGRTLSINSDQNMLTKFISYEEAGWCEAYLRGKDALGLFVHLRGSCQFVRRDVLVGLGGFDEGTLSEDMELSARLTQQGFVIRYSGDVCAWQESPCSLGMLFRQRTRWFRGTMEVAFKYGRLMAKPNVRNFDAEATLFAPFIIMASLLGYIAGSGVFFAQYPFNVLWNVLVLISFVATTLTMLLAGASLVLVSKPRRVGNLRWLPFVFGYWCIQGFIALYAGLLIVLRCPKRWVKTEKSGAVADSGFVSVHAN, from the coding sequence TTAATTTGTGTTTTCGCAGTGGTTTATCTATGGGTCTTCTATAATGTGCCAGTGTTGGTTGCTGGCGTAAGGAACAAACGAAGAAGCGAACGGGAAGGCAACCGTGAAGATGTGGCCGTGGATGTTGAGGGTTTGCCTTCGTTTAGCGTGCTGATTCCCGTGAAAAATGAGGCTAAGCTGGTTAGTCGGTTGTTTGAGGCTTTGGGTAAACTGGATTACCCTGCCGATAAGGTAGAGGTTGTAGTGGTTGAGGATGGCTCATCCGATGGCACTTTGGAGGTCTGCCAAGAGTTTGCTGTCGCTCGTGGAAACGTTAAGGTTCTGCGGCGGAGTGTGTCGGATGGGAAACCTTCTGCCCTAAACTATGGCTTAAAGAGCTGCACTGGAGACGTGGTGGCAGTTTTTGACGCTGATAGCGTGCCTGCAGTGGATGCGTTACGACGGGCTGCAGGTTATTTTGCTAATGAATGTGTTGCGGCGGTTCAGGGGCGTACCCTGTCGATTAATTCTGATCAGAACATGCTTACTAAGTTCATTTCGTATGAGGAGGCGGGGTGGTGTGAAGCTTACTTGCGGGGTAAGGATGCTTTGGGGTTGTTTGTGCATTTGCGTGGTAGCTGCCAGTTTGTCCGCCGTGATGTTTTGGTTGGTTTGGGGGGATTTGATGAGGGAACTTTGTCCGAGGACATGGAGTTGTCGGCGCGGTTAACTCAGCAGGGTTTTGTAATTCGTTACAGTGGAGATGTTTGTGCTTGGCAGGAAAGTCCATGCAGTTTGGGAATGTTGTTTAGACAGCGGACACGATGGTTCCGCGGCACCATGGAAGTGGCCTTCAAATACGGTCGATTGATGGCTAAGCCAAACGTGCGAAATTTTGATGCTGAAGCGACTTTGTTTGCCCCCTTCATAATCATGGCTTCGTTGCTTGGCTACATCGCTGGTTCAGGCGTATTTTTTGCCCAATACCCATTTAACGTATTGTGGAATGTTCTAGTTTTGATCTCTTTTGTGGCTACGACGTTAACGATGTTGCTTGCGGGGGCATCGCTGGTTTTAGTTTCTAAGCCTCGGCGGGTGGGGAATCTGCGGTGGCTACCGTTTGTGTTTGGTTACTGGTGCATACAGGGCTTTATTGCGTTGTATGCTGGGTTGCTGATTGTGCTGAGGTGTCCTAAACGCTGGGTGAAAACCGAAAAGAGTGGGGCTGTTGCTGATTCTGGGTTCGTTTCAGTGCACGCAAACTGA
- a CDS encoding DUF4143 domain-containing protein, with translation MQRRLKSQQKNNLNFLEYTKAVFFTATLEQYHKSPKKRFARQQKTYIIDTGFSKLFGEIDKGRALENAVFIELLRRRKIAEAIYYVRLKSGKEVDFIVNQKTHNCCKSATMYLQQRHENAKFPPLQKPPKP, from the coding sequence TTGCAGCGTCGGCTTAAAAGTCAGCAGAAGAACAACCTTAACTTTCTAGAGTACACAAAAGCGGTTTTTTTCACTGCAACACTTGAACAATACCACAAAAGCCCCAAAAAGAGATTTGCAAGGCAACAAAAAACCTACATAATAGACACAGGATTTTCAAAGCTTTTCGGCGAGATAGACAAAGGAAGAGCACTTGAAAACGCTGTGTTCATCGAACTGCTTAGGCGAAGAAAAATTGCAGAAGCAATCTACTATGTAAGACTGAAATCAGGCAAAGAAGTAGATTTTATAGTTAACCAAAAAACCCACAACTGCTGCAAGTCTGCTACGATGTATCTTCAGCAGAGACACGAAAACGCGAAATTTCCGCCCTTACAGAAGCCGCCAAAACCATGA